The Primulina eburnea isolate SZY01 chromosome 13, ASM2296580v1, whole genome shotgun sequence genome includes a region encoding these proteins:
- the LOC140809352 gene encoding probable pectate lyase 5, whose product MEITLFPLTSLLLLLPLLTLSSTIPDPELVVQEFNEKVNASRRNLGSLSCGAGNPIDDCWSCDPNWKNNRQRLADCAIGFGRGATGGRDGKIYVVTDSGDDAVNPKQGTLRYGVIQSEPLWIAFSRDMVITLKQELMITSFKTIDGRGVSVHIANGPCITIQYVTNVIIHGINIHDCKVGGNAYVRDSTKHFGWRGLSDGDGVSIFSSSNIWIDHCSLSNCQDGLIDAIRGSTAITISNNYMTHHDKVMLLGHSDSYTRDKAMQVTIAFNHFGEGLSQRMPRCRHGYFHVVNNDYTHWRKYAIGGSAAPTINSQGNRFLAPDDRVHKEVTKHETASQSQWKKWNWRSEGDLMLNGAFFTLSGAGASSNFAKASSLSARPSSLVSSMTARAGVLDCKEGKAC is encoded by the exons ATGGAAATCACACTTTTCCCTCTAACATCACTTCTTCTATTGCTTCCACTTCTCACATTATCTTCCACAATTCCAGACCCTGAACTAGTGGTGCAAGAATTTAATGA GAAAGTTAATGCGTCGAGAAGGAATTTGGGATCTCTATCCTGTGGAGCAGGCAACCCCATCGACGATTGCTGGAGTTGTGATCCTAATTGGAAAAACAATAGGCAGAGGTTGGCGGATTGCGCGATTGGGTTCGGAAGGGGTGCCACTGGTGGAAGAGATGGCAAGATTTATGTAGTGACGGACTCCGGAGATGATGCTGTGAATCCAAAACAGGGGACTCTGAGATACGGTGTCATCCAAAGCGAGCCTCTGTGGATCGCTTTCTCGCGCGACATGGTCATTACACTGAAGCAAGAACTCATGATAACCTCGTTCAAAACCATTGATGGCAGAGGTGTGAGTGTGCACATAGCTAACGGGCCATGCATAACCATTCAATATGTCACAAATGTCATCATACATGGCATCAACATACATGACTGCAAGGTAGGGGGGAATGCTTATGTGAGGGATTCTACTAAGCATTTTGGATGGAGAGGCTTATCAGATGGTGATGGGGTGTCTATATTCAGTTCCAGCAATATCTGGATTGATCATTGCTCGTTGTCGAACTGCCAAGACGGCCTCATCGATGCCATACGGGGCTCGACAGCCATCACCATTTCGAACAATTACATGACACATCATGATAAGGTCATGCTCCTGGGGCATAGTGATAGTTACACACGTGATAAAGCCATGCAAGTCACCATTGCCTTTAATCATTTCGGAGAAGGGCTCAGCCAGAGAATGCCAAG ATGCAGGCATGGCTATTTTCATGTTGTGAACAATGACTACACACACTGGAGAAAGTATGCGATTGGTGGAAGTGCAGCTCCTACTATCAACAGCCAAGGCAATAGATTTCTTGCACCTGATGATAGGGTCCATAAGGAG GTGACCAAACATGAGACTGCATCACAGAGCCAGTGGAAGAAATGGAACTGGAGATCGGAAGGCGACTTGATGCTCAACGGTGCATTCTTCACGCTGTCTGGTGCTGGAGCCTCGTCTAATTTCGCCAAAGCGTCAAGCTTGAGCGCGCGACCATCATCCCTCGTGAGCTCGATGACAGCAAGGGCAGGCGTACTCGACTGCAAAGAAGGCAAAGCATGTTGA
- the LOC140810804 gene encoding LOW QUALITY PROTEIN: uncharacterized protein (The sequence of the model RefSeq protein was modified relative to this genomic sequence to represent the inferred CDS: deleted 1 base in 1 codon): MKENEELEFPAFPYEPYSIQLDFMKFLYQSLDRGGISMLESPTGTGKTLSMICSSLQWLVDRKNLDDSKCNEMEEQGDGTGVDNDEPDWMRTFVPNKEVDPLLGDNMKGNRKNGVRLNGKRIKRDNEEFTRDLFNPFEADEVEGKNSSQGGKICKTKGEVDEVDEAEFLLQEYDSGREDGGILKKTNNQADVLSSEDEEEANWLGQEEELTRMKIYFCSRTHSQLSQFISELRKTKFASELKVVCLGSRKNLCINEEVLKLGNSTRINERCSELQKKKKDEASKMKKLGAEKGVQCKKASSGCPMLRRRKTEEFKNVVIQQEPMDIEDLVRIGLNIGSCPYYGSRKMMPTADLVVLPYQSLLSKSSRESLGLSLKNSVVIIDEAHNLADTLISMYDAKITLHQLNHLRVLLDGYFKRFCNLLGPGNRRYIQILMVLTRAFSRVLCDDIKVVNNVHVLSNIEDREGAFDSSMAMNEFLFALNIDNINLVKLLRYIKESNIIYKVSGYGDKISFFQKGATVTDGETISADSAVSGFRALADMLFSLTNNDSDGKVIISRQRLTCNGQEGGYIKYVMLTGERIFSQVVDQAHAVILAGGTLQPIEETKERLFPSLPRDQLRFFSCGHIIPSENILPVAVKHGPSGQPLDFSFKCRSSPTMIEELGLLLANLVTVVPEGVVAFFSSFDYEGRVYDAWKASGILSRIMKKKRVFREPRKNSDVEAVLREYKETIYALPSSDPIACNGAILLAVVGGKISEGINFADGTGRCIVMVGLPYPNPSDIELIERVKHIEGFETTTPCKNVRSSFYNESLDTDVETGFHILKRCKGRGKDYYENLCMKAVNQIIGRAIRHVNDYAAILLVDARYASDSNQRNFAHSTEKLAQWIKSHLITRTKNYGEVHRLLHQFFRFHKNKEATSKEFNDKC, encoded by the exons ATGAAAGAGAATGAAGAGTTGGAATTCCCAGCATTTCCGTATGAACCCTACTCTATTCAACTGGATTTCATGAAATTCCTTTATCAATCCCTCGACAGAGGTGGCATTTCCATGCTCGAAAGCCCCACAG GGACTGGGAAAACGCTAAGCATGATCTGCAGTTCGCTGCAATGGCTTGTTGATAGAAAGAATCTGGATGATTCTAAATGTAATGAGATGGAGGAACAGGGTGATGGAACTGGTGTGGATAATGATGAACCTGATTGGATGAGAACTTTTGTTCCAAATAAAGAAGTTGATCCTCTATTAGGTGATAATATGAAAGGAAATAGAAAAAATGGGGTGCGTTTAAATGGGAAGCGGATTAAAAGGGACAATGAAGAATTCACCAGGGATTTATTTAATCCTTTTGAAGCAGATGAAGTGGAGGGAAAAAACAGTAGTCAAGGAGGT AAAATTTGTAAGACAAAAGGTGAAGTTGACGAGGTGGATGAGGCAGAGTTTTTGTTGCAAGAATATGATAGTGGAAGAGAAGACGGtggaatattaaaaaaaacaaacaatcaGGCCGATGTTTTGTCAAGTGAGGATGAAGAGGAGGCAAATTGGCTGGGTCAGGAGGAAGAGTTGACAAGAATGAAGATTTATTTCTGTAGTCGGACGCATTCACAGCTTTCACAGTTCATCTCAGAGTTGAGGAAGACCAAATTTGCCAGCGAGTTGAAGGTTGTTTGCTTGGGGTCTAGGAAGAATTTATGCATTAATGAAG AGGTGCTGAAGTTAGGGAACTCCACTCGCATAAATGAGAGGTGCTCGGAgctccaaaaaaaaaagaaggatgAAGCTTCTAAAATGAAG AAGCTGGGAGCTGAAAAAGGGGTTCAATGCAAAAAGGCGTCTTCTGGGTGTCCAATGCTGAGAAGACGTAAAACGGAAGAGTTTAAAAATGTAGTTATTCAACAGGAACCTATGGATATTGAGGATCTTGTTCGTATTGGACTCAACATAGGAAGTTGCCCTTATTATGGTTCGAGAAAAATGATGCCTACAGCTGATCTTGTGGTTCTTCCTTACCAATCTCTTCTTTCAAAATCATCACGTGAATCATTGGGTTTAAGTTTGAAGAATAGCGTCGTTATCATAGATGAAGCTCATAATCTGGCAGACACTCTcataagtatgtatgatgccaAAATTACTTTGCACCAG TTGAACCATTTGAGGGTTCTCTTGGACGGCTATTTCAAACGATTTTGCAATCTCCTAGGACCCGGGAACAGAAGATATATTCAGATATTGATGGTTCTTACTCGGGCATTTTCAAGAGTATTATGTGACGATATAAAGGTTGTTAACAATGTCCACGTTTTGTCTAATATCGAGGACCGTGAAGGGGCCTTTGATTCTTCAATGGCTATGAATGAATTTCTGTTTGCTTTAAACATTGACAACATAAACCTGGTCAAACTGTTGCGATATATTAAAGAGAGCAACATAATTTACAAG GTCAGTGGGTATGGAGATAAAATATCCTTCTTTCAAAAAGGTGCTACAGTTACTGACGGGGAAACAATTAGTGCAGACAGTGCAGTATCTGGGTTTAGAGCATTAGCAGACATGCTATTCTCTTTGACAAATAATGACAGTGATGGAAAAGTGATAATCTCTAGACAGCGGCTAACATGCAATGGGCAAGAAGGAGGTTATATTAAGTATGTCATGCTCACAGGGGAGAGAATATTTTCTCAG GTAGTTGATCAAGCTCATGCTGTCATTTTGGCTGGAGGAACTTTGCAACCTATTGAGGAGACAAAGGAAAGACTTTTTCCTTCGCTGCCACGAGATCAGTTGCGGTTCTTTTCATGTGGTCATATAATTCCGTCGGAGAATATTTTACCTGTTGCAGTTAAGCACGGGCCTTCTGGCCAGCCACTTGATTTTAGCTTCAAATGCAGAAGCTCACCAACCATG ATTGAGGAACTAGGTCTTCTACTAGCTAATCTAGTCACAGTTGTTCCGGAAGGTGTAGTTGCATTCTTCTCGTCCTTTGACTATGAGGGCAGGGTCTATGATGCATGGAAAGCATCCGGAATTCTCTCAAGAATTATGAAGAAGAAGCGTGTTTTTAGAGAGCCCAGAAAAAATTCAGATGTTGAAGCTGTCTTGAGAGAATACAAAGAAACTATTTATGCATTACCCAGCAGTGATCCCATAGCTTGCAATGGAGCAATTCTCCTTGCAGTTGTGGGAGGTAAGATATCCGAAGGCATCAACTTTGCTGATGGGACAGGCCGATGCATAGTAATGGTTGGATTGCCATATCCCAATCCATCAGACATCGAGTTGATAGAGAGGGTGAAGCATATTGAAGGTTTTGAGACGACAACTCCATGCAAAAATGTCAGGTCTTCTTTTTATAATGAAAGCCTTGACACGGATGTTGAGACAGGTTTTCACATCCTTAAACGGTGCAAAGGCAGAGGAAAAGATTATTATGAAAATCTTTGCATGAAAGCTGTAAATCAAATCA TAGGCAGAGCTATTCGGCATGTAAATGACTATGCAGCAATCTTATTGGTGGATGCACGTTATGCCTCAGATTCCAACCAAAGAAACTTTGCGCACTCGACTGAGAAGCTAGCGCAATGGATCAAAAGCCATCTCATTACCAGAACCAAGAACTATGGAGAAGTTCACAGGCTGCTGCACCAGTTCTTCAGATTCCATAAAAACAAGGAAGCAACTAGCAAAGAGTTTAATGACAAATGCTGA
- the LOC140809347 gene encoding kinesin-like protein KIN-13B, translating into MNAVGRQRSGVTGAHHLRQYSDNFLETSSNGRWLQSAGLQHLQSSNNAVPPPIQDFGYYNGGDQGSRMYRSVQWQRTYGGGSDFLSEPLTPPGNPRQRKNGEEPVSLNEYSPGLLDLHSFDTELLSEMPVPGLYDVPSMNHISRGRSFHDADAYFGNNKQSGKTRGLQEINVLKSLAADNLKASSVAKIKVVVRKRPINKKELAKNEDDIIETFSNSLVVHETKLKVDLTEYLEKHEFVFDAVLNEEVSNDEVYHETVEPIVPIIFQRTKATCFAYGQTGSGKTYTMKPLPLKAVRDILRLIHHTYRNQGFQLFVSFFEIYGGKLFDLLSDRKKLCMREDGKQQVCIVGLQEYRVSDVETVKELIERGNATRSTGTTGANEESSRSHAILQLTVKRSADGSENKPARAVGKLSFIDLAGSERGADTTDNDKQTRMEGAEINKSLLALKECIRALDNDQGHIPFRGSKLTEVLRDSFVGNSRTVMISCISPNAGSCEHTLNTLRYADRVKSLSKGNSKRDVLSSTTNLKESTIQPLSSIMPPTSTLEDEAGKSWLEQTEKDEYEEDFYEQEKPSLKNSKAELLKFSTSDDKTKRANEQQVKWKEPPKSEMTFSNSDDDLDALLKEEETLVSAHRRQVEETMDLVREEMNLLVEADQPGNQLDDYISKLNTILSQKAAGILQLQNRLALFQKHLKEHNVLVSSGY; encoded by the exons ATGAATGCTGTGGGGAGGCAAAGATCGGGTGTAACGGGGGCTCACCATCTGCGCCAGTACTCCGACAACTTTCTCGAGACTTCCTCGAATGGGCGATGGCTGCAATCAGCTGGTCTGCAACACCTGCAGTCCTCAAACAATGCAGTTCCTCCTCCAATTCAG GATTTTGGGTATTACAATGGAGGGGATCAGGGTTCGAGAATGTATAGAAGTGTGCAGTGGCAGAGAACGTACGGCGGGGGAAGTGATTTTCTTTCAGAGCCATTGACGCCTCCGGGGAATCCGAGGCAGAGGAAGAATGGGGAGGAACCGGTTTCGTTGAATGAGTATAGCCCAGGGCTCTTGGATCTGCATTCTTTCGATACTGAGTTGCTTTCGGAG ATGCCAGTTCCCGGTCTTTACGATGTCCCCTCAATGAATCATATATCACGAGGAAGAAGCTTCCATGATGCAGATGCATATTTTGGAAACAACAAACAATCTGGCAAAACTCGGGGCCTGCAAGAGATCAATGTTCTGAAAAGCCTTGCAGCTGATAATTTGAAGGCCAGCAGTGTTGCAAAGATCAAAGTGGTG GTTCGCAAAAGACCAATAAACAAAAAGGAATTGGCAAAGAATGAGGATGATATTATAGAAACCTTTTCAAATTCTCTTGTGGTCCATGAGACAAAACTTAAG GTTGATTTGACTGAGTATTTGGAGAAACATGAGTTTGTCTTTGATGCTGTGCTGAATGAAGAAGTTTCAAATGATGAG GTGTACCATGAAACAGTGGAGCCTATTGTCCCTATCATTTTCCAACGTACAAAAGCAACTTGCTTTGCTTATGGGCAAACAG GAAGTGGCAAAACTTATACAATGAAACCACTGCCGCTCAAAGCAGTAAGGGATATCTTGAGGCTCATTCATCACACTTACAGGAACCAAGGCTTTCAACTATTTGTCAGTTTCTTTGAGATATATGGAGGAAAACTCTTTGACCTGCTCAGTGATAGAAA AAAACTTTGCATGAGAGAGGATGGGAAGCAACAAGTATGTATTGTTGGCTTGCAAGAGTATCGAGTATCAGATGTGGAAACAGTCAAGGAACTTATTGAGCGAGGAAATGCAACAAGAAGTACAGGCACCACAGGTGCAAATGAAGAATCATCTCGATCACATGCCATTCTTCAGCTTACTGTTAAGAGGTCAGCCGATGGCAGTGAAAACAAACCTGCTCGGGCTGTTGGCAAACTCTCCTTCATTGACCTTGCTGGAAGCGAGCGGGGTGCAGATACTACTGATAATGATAAGCAGACCAG AATGGAAGGGGCTGAGATAAATAAAAGTTTGCTTGCATTGAAGGAGTGTATCAGAGCGCTTGACAATGATCAAGGCCACATTCCATTTAGAGGCAGTAAATTGACTGAAGTTTTAAGGGATTCATTTGTTGGAAATTCTCGCACTGTAATGATTTCCTGTATCTCACCAAATGCAGGATCATGTGAACATACATTGAATACGTTACGATATGCAGACAG GGTGAAGAGCCTTTCAAAAGGCAACTCCAAAAGAGATGTTTTATCTTCAACTACGAATCTGAAGGAGTCAACAATACAGCCTTTATCTTCAATAATGCCACCAACATCAACTTTAGAAGATGAAGCAGGCAAATCATGGCTTGAACAAACTGAAAAGGATGAGTATGAAGAAGATTTCTACGAGCAAGAGAAGCCATCATTGAAGAACTCGAAAGCTGAGTTACTCAAGTTCTCAACTTCAGACGATAAAACAAAGAGAGCTAATGAGCAGCAGGTGAAATGGAAGGAGCCACCTAAATCAGAAATGACGTTTTCAAATTCAGATGATGATCTAGATGCTCTATTGaag GAAGAGGAAACTCTTGTCAGTGCTCATAGGAGACAAGTGGAGGAAACAATGGATCTTGTTAGAGAG GAGATGAATCTATTGGTTGAGGCAGATCAACCAGGAAATCAACTGGATGACTATATCTCCAAATTAAACACAATCCTATCTCAGAAAGCTGCGGGTATCTTACAGTTACAGAATCGTTTGGCTCTTTTCCAAAAACACTTAAAGGAACACAATGTTCTTGTGTCATCTGGCTATTAA